One Fusarium oxysporum f. sp. lycopersici 4287 chromosome 8, whole genome shotgun sequence genomic region harbors:
- a CDS encoding hypothetical protein (At least one base has a quality score < 10): MSLNTPAAGQSAPVNNPEAVTYRERDALYNYSTGVVDVPRGYKYRQYRIFGFTLPWYASPKIQLGMVAFVCFMCPGMFNALNGMGGGGLKDTKLVNDMNTALYSTFAVVGFFGGTFVNRLGVKLTLAFGGIGYGIYTISILIYTHYENDVRAFNIVAGVLLGVCAAMLWTAQGTIMISYPHEHQKGHYFAWFWGIFNMGAVIGSLIPLGGNINTENNEDVSDGTYIGFIVLMFFGAALALLLCNANDIIRKDGSYVILMKNPTWQSEFYGLYETIRYEPFVIFLFPMFFSSNWFYVYQQNVVNGAYFSTRTKALNSLLYWLAQIAAAAIWGYLLDLEYVRRSVRAKIALVVLFVMTFVVWGGGYVHQRTYTREMSKAEDFDTDWRDDGYAGPMFLYIFYGFYDTAWQATVYWFMGALSNSGRRCANYIGFYKGIQSAGAAISNSLDARKVSFQAQFISNWVLLAASLIIASPVIFLKIRDHVALEQDLEGTDETMADVAPHVVVNSGHARDNFEMELDEFDVSTKLLRRW, encoded by the exons ATGTCTCTCAACACTCCCGCTGCAGGGCAATCTGCCCCGGTGAACAACCCAGAGGCTGTTACGTATCGAGAGCGTGATGCGTTATACAACTACTCAActggtgttgttgatgttccACGGGGCTACAAGTATCGTCAGTATCGTATTTTCGGGTTCACGTTGCCTTGGTATGCGTCGCCGAAGATCCAATTGGGTATGGTTGCTTTTGTATGCTTCATGTGTCCTGGTATGTTTAATGCGCTTAATGGGATGGGCGGAGGGGGACTGAAGGATACGAAGCTTGTGAATGACATG AATACCGCCTTATACAGTACCTTTGCCGTCGTCGGCTTCTTTGGAGGCACTTTCGTCAACAGGCTCGGGGTAAAACTGACGCTAGCTTTTGGTGGTATTGGCTATGGCATCTACACCATTAGCATTCTGATCTATACGCACTACGAAAACGACGTCCGAGCTTTCAACATCGTTGCAGGCGTACTTCTTGGTGTATGCGCGGCAATGCTTTGGACCGCTCAAGGAACCATCATGATCTCGTACCCTCATGAACATCAAAAGGGTCATTACTTTGCTTGGTTCTGGGGAATCTTCAACATGGGAGCCGTCATCGGAAGCCTT ATTCCCTTGGGtggcaacatcaacactGAAAACAATGAAGATGTTAGCGACGGCACATACATCGGGTTCATCGTCCTGATGTTCTTCGGAGCCGCATTAGCCCTCCTTCTCTGCAACGCAAATGATATCATTCGAAAGGACGGATCATATGTTATTCTGATGAAGAACCCGACTTGGCAAAGCGAGTTCTACGGCTTGTATGAGACTATTCGCTATGAACCTTTTGTCATATTCTTGTTTCCTATGTTTTTCTCATCCAACTGGTTCTATGTGTATCAACAAAATGTCGTCAACGGTGCATACTTCTCAACGAGGACCAAGGCGCTGAATAGCCTCTTGTACTGGCTGGCGCAGATTGCAGCCGCGGCGATATGGGGGTACCTTTTGGACTTGGAATATGTTCGTCGATCTGTACGAGCCAAGATTGCACTGGTTGTTCTCTTTGTTATGACCTTTGTTGTTTGGGGAGGCGGTTATGTTCATCAGAGAACATATACCCGGGAGATGTCAAAGGCTGAGGACTTTGACACGGATTGGAGGGACGACGGGTATGCTGGGCCCATGTTCCTTTATATCTTCTATGGATTTTATGATACAGCTTGGCAAGCTACTGTTTATTG GTTCATGGGCGCTCTCTCAAACTCAGGTCGTCGTTGCGCAAACTACATCGGCTTCTATAAAGGCATTCAATCAGCCGGTGCAGCCATATCAAATAGCCTGGACGCAAGAAAAGTATCATTTCAAGCGCAATTCATCAGCAACTGGGTACTCTTAGCTGCGTCATTAATCATCGCATCTCCTGTTATTTTCCTCAAGATCAGAGATCATGTCGCCTTGGAGCAGGATCTTGAAGGGACAGATGAGACTATGGCAGATGTTGCACCGCACGTTGTTGTAAACTCGGGTCATGCTAGGGATAACTTTGAAA TGGAActcgatgagtttgatgtaTCTACAAAACTATTACGTCGGTGGTGA
- a CDS encoding hypothetical protein (At least one base has a quality score < 10) yields MSLNTPAAGQSAPVNNPEAVTYRERDALYNYSTGVVDVPRGYKYRQYRIFGFTLPWYASPKIQLGMVAFVCFMCPGMFNALNGMGGGGLKDTKLVNDMNTALYSTFAVVGFFGGTFVNRLGVKLTLAFGGIGYGIYTISILIYTHYENDVRAFNIVAGVLLGVCAAMLWTAQGTIMISYPHEHQKGHYFAWFWGIFNMGAVIGSLIPLGGNINTENNEDVSDGTYIGFIVLMFFGAALALLLCNANDIIRKDGSYVILMKNPTWQSEFYGLYETIRYEPFVIFLFPMFFSSNWFYVYQQNVVNGAYFSTRTKALNSLLYWLAQIAAAAIWGYLLDLEYVRRSVRAKIALVVLFVMTFVVWGGGYVHQRTYTREMSKAEDFDTDWRDDGYAGPMFLYIFYGFYDTAWQATVYWFMGALSNSGRRCANYIGFYKGIQSAGAAISNSLDARKVSFQAQFISNWVLLAASLIIASPVIFLKIRDHVALEQDLEGTDETMADVAPHVVVNSGHARDNFESKEPRRRGPAFTAV; encoded by the exons ATGTCTCTCAACACTCCCGCTGCAGGGCAATCTGCCCCGGTGAACAACCCAGAGGCTGTTACGTATCGAGAGCGTGATGCGTTATACAACTACTCAActggtgttgttgatgttccACGGGGCTACAAGTATCGTCAGTATCGTATTTTCGGGTTCACGTTGCCTTGGTATGCGTCGCCGAAGATCCAATTGGGTATGGTTGCTTTTGTATGCTTCATGTGTCCTGGTATGTTTAATGCGCTTAATGGGATGGGCGGAGGGGGACTGAAGGATACGAAGCTTGTGAATGACATG AATACCGCCTTATACAGTACCTTTGCCGTCGTCGGCTTCTTTGGAGGCACTTTCGTCAACAGGCTCGGGGTAAAACTGACGCTAGCTTTTGGTGGTATTGGCTATGGCATCTACACCATTAGCATTCTGATCTATACGCACTACGAAAACGACGTCCGAGCTTTCAACATCGTTGCAGGCGTACTTCTTGGTGTATGCGCGGCAATGCTTTGGACCGCTCAAGGAACCATCATGATCTCGTACCCTCATGAACATCAAAAGGGTCATTACTTTGCTTGGTTCTGGGGAATCTTCAACATGGGAGCCGTCATCGGAAGCCTT ATTCCCTTGGGtggcaacatcaacactGAAAACAATGAAGATGTTAGCGACGGCACATACATCGGGTTCATCGTCCTGATGTTCTTCGGAGCCGCATTAGCCCTCCTTCTCTGCAACGCAAATGATATCATTCGAAAGGACGGATCATATGTTATTCTGATGAAGAACCCGACTTGGCAAAGCGAGTTCTACGGCTTGTATGAGACTATTCGCTATGAACCTTTTGTCATATTCTTGTTTCCTATGTTTTTCTCATCCAACTGGTTCTATGTGTATCAACAAAATGTCGTCAACGGTGCATACTTCTCAACGAGGACCAAGGCGCTGAATAGCCTCTTGTACTGGCTGGCGCAGATTGCAGCCGCGGCGATATGGGGGTACCTTTTGGACTTGGAATATGTTCGTCGATCTGTACGAGCCAAGATTGCACTGGTTGTTCTCTTTGTTATGACCTTTGTTGTTTGGGGAGGCGGTTATGTTCATCAGAGAACATATACCCGGGAGATGTCAAAGGCTGAGGACTTTGACACGGATTGGAGGGACGACGGGTATGCTGGGCCCATGTTCCTTTATATCTTCTATGGATTTTATGATACAGCTTGGCAAGCTACTGTTTATTG GTTCATGGGCGCTCTCTCAAACTCAGGTCGTCGTTGCGCAAACTACATCGGCTTCTATAAAGGCATTCAATCAGCCGGTGCAGCCATATCAAATAGCCTGGACGCAAGAAAAGTATCATTTCAAGCGCAATTCATCAGCAACTGGGTACTCTTAGCTGCGTCATTAATCATCGCATCTCCTGTTATTTTCCTCAAGATCAGAGATCATGTCGCCTTGGAGCAGGATCTTGAAGGGACAGATGAGACTATGGCAGATGTTGCACCGCACGTTGTTGTAAACTCGGGTCATGCTAGGGATAACTTTGAAAGTAAGGAACCTAGACGAAGAGGTCCTGCGTTTACTGCAGTCTAA